The genomic segment TCAACATGGCCTCCTGCTTCCCCTGCTTCCCCTGCTTCTGAGGTATGGGGGATGGGAAGTGGAGGTGTGTGAACTGAGATCCTGCAGTGGAGGAGATGGgtaggggctgggcacagcagtGACACCCACCTGGATGCAGATGCCTGGGGCACAGGCCTCCTCCCTGGGAAGATCCAGGAAGGCAATGGCAGGGACAGCTTCACGGTCAGCCTGGGTGGGGGAGGGCAAGTCACAGGCAATGGGAGGAAGGGCAGACCAGGAACCACACTCAGCACCCACAAAGCAGGTCCCCCACTCCTCCCTGCCAGGTAGGATAGACCCCAGGTGGGCTCAGGGCCTAGGTGGGGCAGAGGCCCCCCAGGGGAGTGATGGGGTCCTGacacccacccccacctccccaggaTAGAGCCCCACCCGTCCGgctcactgaggctggaggaagTGGGCTGGCCTGGAGTGCAGGTTGGCAGGCTGGGAGCTGTGACCTCCTCCTGTGACACAGGTGCACCTGGAAGTGGGCCAGGCTGGACGAGAAGAAGGTGGCCCGGAGGTGGCCCTGCCTGGGTGAAGGCTGGATGGTCATCTTCCAGGCTGCGGGGGGTGaagggtgagaccccatctggcTCATCACCcactgcctcccttccttccccggTGGGCCCGGCACCCACCCACtgtacctccccctcccactgtgcCCCACACTGGCCCCAAACCCTGTCGTCCTGCCTCCCCATCCAACACAGAGTGAAGTGAAGGGTGTTCCATGCCACGTCCACACTGCACAGGCCCCATGGAGAACTTACTTGGGAAGGGACGCTGTTTGAAAGGGCACCGCACCCAGGATCCCCAGCTGGTGGAGAACTGCAAAGCGGGGTGAGGAGTGTGGGTGGGTGGAGAGTGTGCAGGGCAGAGACAGGCTGGGCCAACTTCAGGGTGCTCTGGGCCCAGTTCTCCTTCTTGGGCCCTTAGCTTACCCACTGTCAGACCAGGAGGGGGTTCTGAGCGACTGCCTAGAGGCTGGGCGAGGGCCCCTGCCCCACTCCCTGCCCTCATGCCCCGGGCCCATCCCCAAGCAGGGCAGTGGCAGGCCACAGCAACCCCTCACCttcaggcagagctggggctgggtgTCCACCAGCAGGTACTGCACCTGAGGAGGGCTCAGGTCAGGCTGTGACATCCATGCCCACACCCACCCCTGCCCTGTGGGCACTCACTCTGCGATGCGCCAGCTGGCTGGAATGCTGCAGCTTATGGCAGCTGTCCCCGGGCCGCGGGCACCAGCACAGGCTCACTTGGCCACTCACAGGGCAGGCAGGCTCCCAGCTCAGTGTCTGGCTCCCAGGGTGGTAGTAGACTGTGTCCCACAGCATCTCCAGGGCCTGAGTGTCTGCAGGAACCCTCCCCCAAACACAGGTCAGTTGGGCCCTACCCTGGCTGCCAGTGGGCCCATGGGGTCTAGCACCCACTACAGTGATCATGGGCCAGGGTCCAGAGCAGTCCTCCTATGGTCTGTGAGCTCTGACCCAAGTCTCTGCACATGTGCACgtggatgtgtatgtgtgtgcctgtgcatggaTTTGCCTGCCTATGCAGTGTATgggtgtgtatgtgcatgagtgcatgtgtgtgtacatgggtgCATGTCCATGGGAATGGGCGTGCATGTGCACCTgtatgggtgtgcatgtgtgtgtgtgtatatacagccTCACTGAGCAGAACTGAGAGCAGGGCAGCCCTCAGACAGCCCCTCTTGACAAACTTGGTTTTCCCAGGTGAGCTGGTCCACATGTGCACACAGGTACATTGCACACGCGTGCATACACACACTTGTGCACATCCACACCCGCGCTCAGGTTCCCTTAGTGACAGGCCCTTCCAAGCAGGCTCAGGGGTTTAGGCCGGGCCTGCCCCTTGTCTCATCCCCCCACGTCATGCCTCATGGTGGTGTCAGACTGGCCGCAGTCATTCCCACCCTTCCGCCCCTTGGCATCGCACGACACTTGCCGTTTTCAAAGGGGCAGATCTGGGTCCGCACGGCGTCAGGGGTCGCAGACCAGCCCTGCGGGAGGGACTGGGGTCAGGACAGCCCGCTCATCTCTTTGTTTCTCCACCCACCCCGAAGTCCAGGCCACACCTCCACCGACCTCCAGGCACAGGCATGGCAGCTCCTGGCTGTAGGGCAAGGAGACCGCCCGGGAGACGCTACTCGAGTTCACCTGTAGCGCAGAAGGACTGCTGAGGGGCTGCACGGGCGGGCGGGTGGGGCGGTCTGGGGAGGCCTGGGCCAAGCGGGGCGGGGCGCGGGGAGGTGGGCGGGGCCTGAGCCAAACGGGGCGGGGCGCGGGGAggtgggcggggcggggcgcgaCCTGGGTTCAGCGGGGCCAGGGCCTAGTCACGGGCGGAGGGCGCTCACTAGCACGGGGGCGCCCACGTCCTTGCAGGTGAACAGCTTGAGGCAGAGCCGCACAAAGTAGTAACGGCTTCCTGAGGCCCGGGGCACCTGTACCAGAATCGCCTTGCGCCTCCGGTCCACCCAGTAGCTGAGCTTCCCGGCTGCAGGAGGGCGGCAAGTCGGGGTTGTGCTCGGACCAGCGGTCACCGACACTAGGCTCTGTCTGTCCCGAGAGCCCCGACGTGACGGCTCCTGCTTGGTTCAGGCGTTTGGGAGTCGCCCACCTGAGGACCCTTTAGGATTTCCCAAGTGGGCAGAAGACCCCAGGGAGAGGAAGCCTGTCGCAGCGTCCGGGCGTCTTCCCAGGGGCGTCGAAAGGGGGAATTCACCGAGGCAGTCGGGCACGCTCCTCCCCAAGTCCTCCTCTCCGCAGCCTGCAAAACCCAGAGGCAATGGCGGGGTGCGGGCTGCTCTGCTCTCACTGCAcggccccccacccccgcccgccCCATGCCTCTGCAATACGACCTCGGACCTCTAATTAAGCCAAAGGCCTTGCAGGGATCTGCCCAGCATGAGGTCCAGGCCCCTGCCCTGGGCAAGTCCCACCCCAGGCCAGGCCATGGAGGGTGAACGGCAGCTGTGCCCAGGGAAGCCCTGGGGATTCTATCTTCCATGAGGTGCCTCTGGTCCAGCTGGACCCTGCAGAAATGAGGGATGGTTCTCAGGGTGACATAGAGGTTCTGGGCCACGCTCACCTCAAAGCCGCCAAAATGCATCTGGAGCTGAGCAGGTGCAGGTGTGAGCTGAGCAGGTGCAGGTGTGAGCTGAGCAGGTGCAGGTGTGAGCTGCGTGGACCCATTGGCACTGCCCACCCAACCAAGCCAGTTCCACTTGCATGGCTCAAGCCCAGGGCAAGGGATAGCACCCAGGAGGAGGGGAACCCAGTCTTTGGGACTTGAGTGGCAGAGCCTGGGGATGGGCTGCCACGTCAGAGCCCGGCACTGGCCTCACCTCCTGCCCCACCTGCTGCTGGTGGGAGGCCCTGGCCACCCACACGCTCTGACACCGTGTCTCCTGGGTGTCCAGGCTTGTGGTGCAGGCCTCCAGGCCCTGCAGGTGCTCTGGGTGGAGGAGGGGCCCACGGGGTGTGTCAGAGCAGGCCACCCCTGGGTCTGGATGGGGCATGGGACCCCATTCCTCCACCTCTCCGTGAAGTTTGGTGAGCAACACCCTGTCCCCCACCAGGCTGCCCAAGGTTTGATGGGAATAAAAGGCACCTGGGCCCACTGCTTGACCTCCAGGTGTCACTCCCACCCTCGAGGCCGCCTCTCACCATGCAGGGTGATGGAGGCGCATACACGCAGGAACAGTGAGCAGCTGTTAGGGGTGATGCACTGCATGGCAGTGGAGGGGGTCAGGGCCTCCAGGACTGACATGGACATGGACACGGGGCGTGGCTAGCAGAAGCTGTTAAAAATGTTccctggggagggagaaggagcatGAGGCCTTGAGTTCCTGGTGCTTGGAAAGGCTTTGTGGGTGGTTCTGTGAATGGGGAGAGCCCGGAGGCTGCAAAGTCTTTTGCTAGGGGGTCTTTACTATCTCACCCCAAGCCAACTGGGGAGCAAGCCCCCTGGCATGTGGGGAGCCCACCTGAGACACATTCTGAAATGTCAGTGGTACCCCGGGGTGGGCCTGGGTCAGGGGAGCAGACTGTACACCAGTCTGCATCAGAGCCGTGAAAGCTGCGGCCCCACCTGGCCAGCAAGGGGGCATGGGGCCTACCCTGCCTTGCTGGCAAGCTCTGCTCAGAGACAAACAGCAGAAACGGCCAGCACAGCTTTGCTGGGACATCTGGGCATGACTCCAAGGTTGCTGCAGCCCAGGCCTCCATCCCAGGGAGGTAGCTGCATCGTCACAGGCAGGACTTGCCCCCAGGGCCTTTGGCTTTGAGACCAAATGCCATTGCTGGCAGTCTAACCGACCTGGGCAAGGTGGAGCTGGGGTATCATTTTGGGCACTGGGGGCTGAGCAATTTTGCTGCCTTTACTCAGCCAGGTTTACAGGTAGGACTCAGAGCAGAACTTCACGTGAGCCACGAGGCTGGCAAACCTGCCATTCCACAGGAGGACTGCCACCTCCTTTACAGAAGGCATGGCCACGGAGGCATGGGACCCACATGCTGTGGGTGAGACAGTGCAGCTGCTGCTCATCGGAGCCCACACTGAACGCAGCatgctgctgaggcaggagagtaagGAATGAGGTAACCAGGGACTAAGGGAGAAGCAAAAGCATAGCAGGTGCAGCCAGTCCCAGCCTCTCTCCTATAATAATGAGacactccacttcagcctctgatggGTTGCAGGCCAGTTCTCCACAGGGTGTAACCCACTGGAGGGTTCTAACCGAAAGCAACGGTTTCAAGACAGTGAATGTGAGGAAGTGAAACACGGTGAGTCCTGGGAGACGGGGAACATCCAGGGAGCTCTGTGAACGCCCCACTATCTTGAGGGTGCTCCCAGGCAGTGGTGGGGGTGGCGTCCCATGTGGAGTTTGGCACACTCCCTGAGCTGAGGAGCTGGATGGAGCGCCCTGGCAGCAGGGGCTTCCTGACCAAGTATGAGAGGGGAGAGGATAATGCAGAGAGAGAACTATGGGGAATATTCACTTTGCGGGTACTCGAAGTATTCATGAACACATGCGTGTGAGGGAACAACCAGAAGCGGAGAAAGAACCACCCAGAAAAATTTGAGggaatgggccaggtgtggtgactcaggcctataatctcagcattttgggaggctgaggcaggaagaccaaccgagatcaggagttcaagaccagcctggccaacacggtgaaatctcgtctctactaaaaatacgaaaattagctggtgtggtggtgggtgcttataatcccagctactcaggaggctgaggcaggagaatcacttgaacccaggaggtggaggttgcagtaagcagagatcacttcattgcactctagcctgggcaacagagcgagactccaaaaaaaaaaaaaaaaaaaaaaaaggccaggtgaggcggctcatgcctgtaatcccagcactttgggaggctgaggcaggcagatcacgaggtcaagagatcaagaccagcctggccaacatggtgaagccccatctctactaaaaatacaaaaattagctgggagtggtggcatgtacctgcagtcccagctactcgggaggctgaggcaggagaatcgcttgaacccaggaggcagaggctgcagtgagctgagatcatgccactgtactccagcctggtgacagggtgtgactccgtctcaaaaacctTTTAAAGAATTTGAAGGAGTGTATCTTGGACTCACACAGGCTTGGGACTAGCCCCTGTTTGCAGCCAGACTGAGAACCTCATGACTTAAAGGGCACTGGGTACAGCACATAGGAGAGTCTGTCTCAGTAGAAGGGGAGAATTAATCTTAGACTGAGCATTGCTCTGGTCCTTTCTAACAAACTGAAAAAGCAAGACCAGTAAGATTAGGTTGTCTCCAAGAAACAACTGTATGCCAGGAAAAGGCTCACGAATATTTGTGggagtaaagaaaatgttttttctctcaGCACACAACAgggtaaaattcacaatgtctgaCATCCAGTAAAAAATTACAAGCCATACAAAGAATCAGGGAAAAAACAACCCTAATGTggagaaaaatcaattaaaactaacacaagtttgtttttttttttttgagatagggtctcacttttgtcactcaggctagagtatgcaatcttgcctcactgcaacctctgcctcctgagctcaagtcattctccctccacaggtgtgcaccaccacacccagctaatattagaattttttgtagagaccaagatttcaccatgttgcccagcctgttcttgaatgcctgagctcaagggatctgcccacctcgacctcccaaagtgctgggattacaggtgtgagctattgcaTTTGGCCAAAGGCATCTACCcacctcccagaatgctgagattacaggtgtgagctattgcaTCTGGCCAAAGGCatctacccacctcgacctcccaaaatgctgggattacaggtgtgagctattgcaTCTGGCCAAAACTAACACAATATTGATACACAGAATTCGTAgacaagaggctgggcatggtggctcatgcttgtaatcccagtagtttaggaggccaaagcaggcatatcacttgagatcaggagtttgagaccagcctggcaaacatggtgaaaccccatatctaccgaaaatataaaaattagctgggcatggtggtgcatgcctgtaatcccagctactcaggaggctgaggcaggataattgcttgaacccaggaggcagaggttgcagtgagccgaaatcatgccactgtatcccagcctgagtgacagaaggagacactgactcaaaaaaaaaaaaagtagacaagaACATTAATACAATTATTACTGTATTCCATACATTCAGAAGTTAATTATAGACATaggatacatattttaaaaaaaacccaaatccaACTTCTAGAACCAAAAACTACAATGTCTGACTGAAAAATACATCAGAGAGTATTAACAGAAAATTAGACACTGTAgagatgggggaagggagagagggagagatgctggggtacacagcaatagaaactatccgaaaagaagcagagaaatgatggtgatgatgacgacAATGATGAACAAAGCATCAGTGGCCTGTGGAACAACCAAAGGTGACCTCATATATGTATAATTGGAGTCcctaaaggaaaggaagaaattttaaagactcagctttgtgcagtggcagtatcgtagccagTGAGGTTTATCCAAGGTgcaattattgctaattgaaaacttttcccaataccccgcagtgacgacttgaaatatagtcagcattggcaatttttgacagtctctatggagactgaattaaaaaaaaatttaaactcaaaaaaatgatagaaattttCCAAACTTGATGAAACTACGGAAGTCACAGATCCAAGAAAATCAATGAGTGCTAAATATAAGAAACACGAAGAAAATGACACCAAGGCATACTATAATCAATTTGCTTAAAAAccaatgataaagagaaaattctatACCATGTAAAAAACCCCTTTCCAAATTAAGGGTAAAGGTTTCTTTTGcagacaaaagctggaagaagtTTCACCAGAAGACCCACATATCAAAGGGTGCTAAAGAAAGTCCTTATGGCAGGAAGGAAAATAGTAACAGATGAAAAGGGCACCGGAGGAATAGAGATATCATAAATAGTAACTGTGGTAATTTTGTGAGATGTTTTCGCTGGGCTcaatggcttacatctgtaattccagcacttcaggaggccgaggtgggcggatcacgaggttgggagttcgagaccagcctggccaacaaggtgaaacccagtctctactaaaaatacaaaaagtagctgggcatggtggcaggagcctgtaattccagctactggggaggctgaggcaggagaatcgcttgaacctggaggcagaggttgctgtgagccaagatcacaccactgcactccagcctgggtgacagagcgagactatgtctcaaaacaaaacaaaaacatggagtCACTCCTTCGGCCACATATATGCGACTCCATAAGAAAGGTGATACTGTAGACATGAAGGGAACTGTTTGTAAAGGAAGCCCACAGGTGTTCCCACGGCAAAGCCGGAAGAGTTGACAGTGTTCCCCAGCGTGCTGCTGGCACTGTTGAAAATGAACAAGTTAAGGGCAAGATTCCTGCCAAGAGAATCAATGTGCATATAGAGCATGTTAGGGACTCTAAGAGCCGAGACTGCTTCCTGAAACACGTGAAGGAAAATGACGAGaaaaggaagccagagagaaaggttccAGTTCAGCCGAAGCGCCCGCCCCAGCCTGCTCCGCCTGGAGAAGCCCACTGCGTGAGAACCAGTGGGAAGGcgcctgagcagctggaacctACTCCTTATGAATTCACGGCATAGTAGGTGCTAAAAAAATAAGACCTCTggactacaaaaaaagaaaaagacaacatatAAAAACCTCTTAGATGCTTCTAAAGCAGGATTTTGGGGGAAATTCGCAGCACTCAACTCAacctagaaaagaagaaagatctcaaatcagtgACCTTAGTTTCCACCTGAAGGAACTAGAGAACGAAGCAATGAAaccgaaagtaaaaagaaaaataaaatcagagtggAAACCTAGGCCGTGGAAAGCAGAAGAgcagtaaagaaaataatgaaaccaaATACTTAAGGAAGAAGGAATGCCGGTTCTACTGATGCTTCCAGAAAGCTGAAGATGAAGGGATCCTTCAGAACTCACTCTCAGGcaccaaaacccgacagagacaTTATAAGAAGAGGCAACTGCAGGGCAATAAACACTAAACAAAACGTTAGGAGGTGGCTCCACAGGCAGAGGGAAAGATGATGACTGCAGCAGTTTGTCCCACACATGCAAGGCTGGCTTAACATGAGAAAATCAACCACTGTAATCCACCATgtccacagttttttttttttttttgagacagagttttcactttgtcacccaggctggagtgcaatggtgggatgtTGGTGTACTGAGAaccctctgcctaccgggttcaagagattctcttgcctcagcctctgagtagctgggattagaggttcgagctaccacacccggctaattttgtacttttagtagagatggggttccaccatgttggccaggctggtctggaacacctgacctcaggtgatctgcccacctcggcctcccaaagtgctgggattataggcatgagccaccaggcccagctgacaaaaaaaattttttttttttttgagatggagtttcgctgttgttacccattctggagtgcaagggcgtgatcttggctcaccacaacctccgccttctgggttcaagcaattctcctgcctcagcctcccgagtagctgggactacaggtgagcaccaccatgcccagctaatttttgtatttttaatagagatgtggtttcaccttgctgaccaggatggtctcgatcgcttgacctcgtgatccacccgcctcggcctcccaaagtgctgggattataggtgtgagccaccgcgcccgactgacaaaatttttaaaaaccacttatCATCTCAATAGTCACAGAAACATTTTTGACAAAATTTGTCATccatttctgattaaaaaaagaaatctcagcaAACAGGGAATGAATTTTCCTCAAATTGTTAAAGATGATCAATGTGTGATATAGGTGAAAAACCTATATCTAACATCACATTTCACAGTGAAAGAATAGATTATTTCCCCCagatcaaaaacaaaagaatcccTGCTCTTCTCAATTCCACTCAATACTGCAGTGGGGCACCCTCCTCCACGAAATGAGGCAGGAAAAGAAATAGACTTGCgcttggaaaggaagaagtgaagtGTGTTCCTTTCCCGATGACATGATTGCCTCTGTAGAAAACGTTAGTGTCTCCAAAAAAGGCACTAAAACTAATAAGTTTAGCAAAATTGCAGGATACtagatcaatatataaaaaatctgggccgggcgcggtggctcatgcctgtaatcctagcgctttgggaggctgaggcaggcggatcacaaggtcaaaagatcaagaccatcctggccaacttggtgaaaccctgtctccaatgaaaatacaaaaaaaaattagctgggcgtggtggctcacacctgtagtcccagctagttgggaggctgaggcaggagaatcgcttgaacctggtgggcggaggtttcagtgagctgagattgtgccactgcactccagcctggcgacagagcaagactctgcttcaaaaaaaaattcactgtatttcttttttgttggttggttggttttggttttggtgttttttttttttttagatggattctcgctgttgcccaggctggagtgcagtgctgcaatctcagctcactgcaacctctgcttcctgggttcaagcgattctcttgtctcagcctccagagtagctgggattacagcacctgccaccatgcccagctaattttttttatttttagtagagatggggtttccccatgttggccagcctggtcttgaactcctgacctctagtgatccacccacctcagcatcccaaaccctgtatttctatatactagcaaagAATAACTAcagattgaaaatttaaaaataaatgaagcctGATGGTTTGGGGATAAGAAGCTGGGTCATGCTGGGTATCGGGAAGTGGGGAGCTGTGGCTCCAAGGCTGGTGTTTCCTTCCCTTAGAGAATCGTACCCAGGGCTTGGTGTGCAGcaatctttagagaaatgtctgtgCCTTAGAATTCAGTGTCTGTGTTGTCATCCATATGTGTGAGTCCAAAAAGACGAAAACCtcccctttaatcccagcactgagaggctgaggcggatggatcaccagaggtcagaggttcaagaccagcctggccaacatggggaaaccctgtctgtactaaaaatacaaaaattagcggggtgtggtggcgcacacctgtagttctagatactcaggaggctgaggtaggaaaatcacttgaacctgggaggtggaggttgcagtgagcagagatcaaaccactgtactccagcctgggtgacagaacaagactccttctcaaaaaaaaaaaaaaaaaaaagacaagctccTTTATGCAAGAAATGAGAAACCTGTATCTTTTGACCCTTTCTAGAGAAAAGGCAAAGGTCTGTCCAGCTAACCAACAAAGGAATCAAAaccagaaagtaaaaaaaaaaaaaaaaattggtgaagCCACGTAGGAGAAGGACTCACGGTTAGCacaaaaaatgagaacatatacaGAGTTAGTGAAAGGGGTGCAGAAGGAGCAGCTGCTCATTGTAAAATAAAGTGTATAAAATAAGAACGGGCTCTTCTTCCAACTATGCTGACAAAATGAAGAGAAGGGTGTGTAGAGGGAAGGGCGGGTGAAGCAGAAACACCCAAATGATGTGTGGTACTGAACAGGCTTCATGGTTACTGCATGGAAATAACCGTGAAACTAAAATTGATCATTAACacttagaaataaatatgttttgcCTTACCCCAAATAAGGCACACAGATAACACCCACGGAGCCTTCCTGAAAGAGTGCCTAACTGATGTGCTCACTTCAGGAGGGAGAAGGGGCTCAACAGGAACAAATGGGTTACAGAAGCAGCCACAAGTGCAGGGACTGGGAAAACGTGGTGGGGAATTGGGAATTCAAACTGGTGTTgacagaggaggaggctgaggaccACTCTGTGTTTAAAAACaccctggggctgggcaggggggctcacacctgtgatcccagcactttgggaggc from the Callithrix jacchus isolate 240 chromosome 1, calJac240_pri, whole genome shotgun sequence genome contains:
- the IL17REL gene encoding LOW QUALITY PROTEIN: interleukin-17 receptor E-like protein (The sequence of the model RefSeq protein was modified relative to this genomic sequence to represent the inferred CDS: substituted 1 base at 1 genomic stop codon), translated to MLAGQVLAFLGLTWGTFQSLAIPRISECGLSCSQGFACRSHRNRNIFNSFCXPRPVSMSMSVLEALTPSTAMQCITPNSCSLFLRVCASITLHEHLQGLEACTTSLDTQETRCQSVWVARASHQQQVGQELQMHFGGFEVSVAQNLYVTLRTIPHFCRVQLDQRHLMEDCGEEDLGRSVPDCLAGKLSYWVDRRRKAILVQVPRASGSRYYFVRLCLKLFTCKDVGAPVLVNSSSVSRAVSLPYSQELPCLCLEGWSATPDAVRTQICPFENDTQALEMLWDTVYYHPGSQTLSWEPACPVSGQVSLCWCPRPGDSCHKLQHSSQLAHRRVQYLLVDTQPQLCLKFSTSWGSWVRCPFKQRPFPTWKMTIQPSPRQGHLRATFFSSSLAHFQVHLCHRRRSQLPACQPALQASPLPPASADREAVPAIAFLDLPREEACAPGICIQGWRTDVHFSVPQQLCNLHTRGCPAFRGRRGSKTGLRLSQPPSAGWAWRALNRRLGGGDGETTQP